One part of the Terriglobales bacterium genome encodes these proteins:
- a CDS encoding RNA polymerase sigma factor, whose product MTDSVATKNAEAAELTDDQVIERVLAGETALYELLMRRYNQRVYRAVRAVLRQDTDAEDVMQEAYVRAFRSLGKFEHRASFRTWVTKIAIHEALARLEKANRTEPLDEVEEDRQYLPAFSSAQANPEENMSSTETRALLEQAILSMPYPYRTVLMLRDVEEMTTAEAASALGLTEDVVKVRLHRARGMLRKELFTRVGATSASAFQFLAPRCDRVAAAVLARISQPEPAGSVRE is encoded by the coding sequence ATGACGGACTCAGTGGCAACAAAGAACGCTGAAGCGGCAGAACTTACCGACGATCAGGTAATCGAGCGAGTGCTGGCGGGCGAAACCGCGCTCTACGAGTTGCTGATGCGGCGCTACAACCAGCGCGTTTACAGGGCGGTTCGGGCCGTCCTGCGTCAGGACACCGACGCCGAAGACGTAATGCAGGAAGCCTACGTCCGGGCATTCCGCAGCCTCGGCAAGTTCGAACACAGGGCCTCTTTCCGAACGTGGGTGACGAAGATTGCCATTCATGAGGCGCTCGCCAGGCTGGAGAAAGCCAATCGCACGGAACCCCTGGATGAAGTCGAAGAGGACCGCCAATATTTACCTGCATTCAGTTCCGCGCAGGCGAACCCCGAGGAGAATATGTCGTCCACTGAAACGCGAGCGCTGCTCGAACAGGCTATCCTGTCCATGCCCTATCCTTACAGAACAGTTCTTATGTTGCGTGATGTGGAGGAGATGACCACAGCGGAAGCGGCCTCGGCGCTGGGATTGACGGAGGACGTGGTGAAAGTCAGGCTGCATCGTGCGCGGGGGATGTTGCGCAAAGAGCTGTTTACGCGCGTGGGTGCTACCAGTGCCTCGGCCTTCCAGTTCCTCGCTCCGCGCTGCGATCGTGTTGCCGCCGCCGTGCTGGCGCGTATTTCGCAACCGGAGCCGGCAGGTTCAGTTCGGGAATAA
- a CDS encoding GNAT family N-acetyltransferase translates to MAATALKAMLKVDTMSANDWLAVRSIYLEEIHGGNSTFEMDAPSWEEWGAAHLKLGRLVARGEEGVLGWAALRPVSPRECYRGVAEVSVYVAGSAQRQGIGRTLLRETIRVSEEAGIWTLQGSLFPENHQSLKMCEACGFRQVGRRKHIAKLNGLWRDTVLVERRSEKVGVR, encoded by the coding sequence ATGGCGGCGACGGCCTTGAAAGCGATGTTGAAGGTTGACACGATGTCGGCGAACGACTGGCTGGCAGTCAGGTCGATTTACCTGGAAGAAATTCACGGCGGAAACTCCACGTTTGAGATGGACGCGCCCTCGTGGGAAGAGTGGGGCGCGGCACACCTTAAGCTCGGGCGACTCGTGGCTCGCGGCGAAGAAGGCGTGCTCGGATGGGCGGCGTTGAGGCCGGTGTCTCCGCGCGAGTGCTATCGCGGCGTGGCCGAAGTGAGTGTGTACGTGGCTGGCTCGGCGCAACGGCAGGGAATCGGCAGAACGCTGCTGCGCGAAACGATCCGCGTATCGGAAGAGGCGGGCATCTGGACATTACAAGGCAGCTTGTTTCCGGAGAATCATCAAAGCCTGAAGATGTGCGAGGCGTGCGGATTCCGCCAAGTAGGAAGAAGAAAGCACATCGCGAAGCTGAATGGGTTGTGGCGAGACACGGTGCTGGTGGAGCGGAGAAGCGAGAAGGTGGGGGTGAGGTAA